A genome region from Cucumis sativus cultivar 9930 chromosome 4, Cucumber_9930_V3, whole genome shotgun sequence includes the following:
- the LOC101208748 gene encoding dolichol-phosphate mannose synthase subunit 3, with amino-acid sequence MKHIVKILTLLVAISALWIGLLQTSILPHGHTWLLPIYFIVSLGCYGLLMVGIGLMTFPTCPAEGLLLQKDVDEAKEYLKKKGVDVNSN; translated from the exons ATGAAGCATATAGTTAAGATTTTGACATTATTGGTGGCCATATCAGCTCTGTGGATTGGCCTCTTGCAGACATCTATATTACCACATGGCCACACTTGGTTG CTACCCATCTATTTTATTGTCTCCCTGGGATGCTATGGTTTGTTGATGGTTGGAATCGGTCTAATGACATTTCCAACTTGCCCTGCAGAAGGATTGTTGCTGCAGAAG GACGTTGATGAGGCCAAAGAGTATCTTAAGAAAAAAGGGGTTGACGTAAATTCTAATTAA